The Opitutus sp. ER46 genome contains a region encoding:
- the flhA gene encoding flagellar biosynthesis protein FlhA has protein sequence MATDNSTFSALMKRADLVFTGGLFLTVLLLIIPVPPAILDVFLALNIGLSLLVLLAIIYIKDPPEFSSFPTLLLALTLFRLALNISSTRQILVSGYAGHIIDSFGHFVIQGNFVVGAVVFLILVVINFVVITKGAGRIAEVSARFTLDALPGKQMAIDAELNAGIIDEAAATARRIKVQKEADFYGAMDGASKFVRGDAIAGIMITLINVVGGFAIGVMQMGLSLVESLQKFTLLSIGDGLVSQIPSLILSVGAGILVTRASENSNLGVQLAGQLFRYPRAMKIAAGMMACFGLMPGMPLIPFFGLSGLAYYIARVLENQELQRGPEVAAGKTAPGAKGAKPGTPGAAGAPAPAAGGSGGPEDVRKLIEVDVFAIEIGYGLLSLAEVRTGGELLARVTGVRKALAREKGIVVPPISVRDNLELAPNDYRFLLRGKPVARGQLMSDRWLAMNVSGSKVRLKGVPTREPVFNLDATWIDESEKKTAELNGFTVVDPASVLITHLSETLKVNAHHLVGRQEVQQMVDHLKQAQPALIAELLPDLVTLGIIQRVLQNLLRENISIVNQPLILEGIADFAPLSKNPDDLSELVRRRLGLYFVPEYETRPGVIRAATLDPRLEQLLAQKVHRSPTEVGLALDPATGRHLLEELNKRTTELVQGGHQPVLIVSTEIRLPIKRFFESSFPRLTVLAYQELPASTEIENAGIVTLPAHLARAEVPLKAAA, from the coding sequence ATGGCGACCGACAACAGCACCTTTTCCGCGCTGATGAAGCGCGCCGACCTGGTCTTTACGGGGGGCCTGTTCCTCACCGTCCTCCTGCTGATCATCCCGGTGCCGCCGGCGATCCTGGACGTCTTCCTGGCGCTGAACATCGGCCTGTCGCTGTTGGTGCTGCTCGCGATCATCTACATCAAGGATCCGCCGGAGTTCTCCAGCTTCCCGACGTTACTCCTGGCCCTGACGCTCTTCCGGCTGGCCCTGAACATCAGTTCCACCCGTCAGATCCTGGTGAGCGGCTACGCCGGTCACATCATCGACTCGTTCGGCCACTTCGTCATCCAGGGCAACTTCGTGGTCGGCGCGGTGGTGTTCCTGATCCTGGTGGTCATCAACTTCGTGGTCATCACCAAGGGCGCCGGTCGTATCGCCGAGGTGAGCGCCCGGTTCACCCTCGATGCGTTGCCCGGCAAGCAGATGGCCATCGATGCCGAGCTGAACGCCGGCATCATCGACGAGGCCGCCGCCACCGCCCGCCGCATCAAGGTCCAGAAGGAAGCCGACTTCTACGGCGCGATGGACGGTGCCTCGAAGTTCGTCCGCGGCGACGCGATCGCGGGCATCATGATCACCCTCATCAATGTCGTTGGCGGCTTCGCCATCGGCGTGATGCAGATGGGCCTCTCGCTGGTGGAGTCGCTGCAGAAGTTCACCCTGCTGTCGATCGGTGACGGCCTCGTCTCGCAGATTCCCTCCCTGATCCTCTCGGTCGGCGCCGGCATCCTCGTCACTCGCGCCTCCGAGAATTCCAATCTCGGCGTCCAGCTCGCCGGCCAGCTCTTCCGCTATCCGCGGGCGATGAAGATCGCCGCCGGCATGATGGCCTGCTTCGGCCTGATGCCCGGCATGCCGCTCATCCCGTTCTTCGGCCTCTCCGGTCTCGCGTACTACATCGCCCGCGTGCTCGAGAACCAGGAACTGCAGCGCGGTCCCGAAGTGGCCGCCGGCAAGACCGCCCCGGGCGCCAAGGGCGCCAAGCCCGGCACGCCCGGCGCCGCGGGTGCCCCCGCCCCGGCGGCGGGTGGCTCGGGTGGACCGGAAGACGTCCGGAAGCTCATCGAGGTCGACGTTTTTGCCATCGAGATCGGTTACGGCCTGCTTTCCCTCGCGGAGGTCCGCACCGGTGGCGAACTGCTCGCCCGCGTCACCGGCGTCCGCAAGGCGCTCGCCCGCGAGAAGGGCATCGTCGTTCCGCCCATCTCGGTCCGCGACAATCTCGAGCTCGCGCCCAACGACTACCGCTTCCTCCTCCGCGGCAAGCCTGTCGCCCGTGGCCAGCTCATGTCCGACCGCTGGCTCGCCATGAACGTTTCCGGTTCGAAGGTTCGCCTCAAGGGCGTGCCGACGCGCGAGCCGGTGTTCAATCTCGACGCCACCTGGATCGACGAGTCGGAGAAGAAGACCGCCGAGCTCAACGGCTTCACCGTGGTCGATCCGGCCTCGGTGCTGATCACGCACCTTTCCGAGACGCTCAAGGTCAACGCCCACCATCTCGTCGGCCGCCAGGAGGTCCAGCAGATGGTCGACCATCTCAAGCAGGCGCAGCCGGCGCTCATCGCCGAGCTCCTGCCCGACCTGGTCACGCTCGGCATCATCCAGCGCGTCCTGCAGAACCTGCTCCGCGAGAACATCTCGATCGTCAACCAGCCGCTTATCCTCGAGGGCATTGCCGACTTCGCCCCGCTCTCGAAGAACCCCGACGATCTCAGCGAGCTCGTCCGCCGCCGCCTTGGGCTCTATTTCGTGCCGGAGTACGAGACCCGCCCGGGCGTCATCCGCGCCGCGACCCTCGATCCGCGCCTCGAGCAACTGCTCGCCCAGAAGGTTCACCGGAGCCCGACCGAGGTCGGCCTCGCCCTCGATCCCGCCACGGGCCGCCACCTCCTCGAGGAACTCAACAAGCGCACGACCGAGCTCGTGCAGGGTGGCCATCAGCCGGTCCTCATCGTGTCGACCGAGATCCGCCTGCCAATCAAGCGCTTCTTCGAGTCCTCCTTCCCGCGCCTCACCGTCCTCGCGTACCAGGAGCTGCCCGCCAGCACCGAGATCGAGAACGCCGGCATCGTCACTCTCCCGGCGCACCTCGCGCGCGCCGAAGTCCCGCTCAAAGCCGCCGCCTAA
- a CDS encoding flagellar GTP-binding protein — translation MADPRPTLAPGAYKFTVKTADEAVALIREKLGPNARVLSVRSIEASGIKRLFSSPRLEVVAQVDAAPATPATPSRLHGLSDEAALPPDSIEDFIPPARRLPTPPPAAAAPEDDTDSTSPRRAPARDDSRISPPLGLSGLLRRSGLTETALNRLQARANWAELNTLPLHRALAETSRLLREQADTRPQRPPLSRAAFLGTSGVGRTTALCKWIAQEVFRRGRLGHVVSVEFDRPNPLGPLPVFAEALGVPLAHFPCETHAAVPGGFVYFDLPGLSVQRPADNAPIGAFLDREQITERVLVLNAAYDRASMRDAYAAGRDLGATHVVFTHLDEVPQWGKLWDYLFDTEVEPLFLATGPSLTGDCEEDVPGAIVRRTLPQEES, via the coding sequence ATGGCCGACCCCCGCCCAACGCTCGCGCCTGGCGCCTACAAGTTCACGGTGAAAACCGCGGACGAGGCCGTCGCGCTCATTCGCGAGAAGCTCGGCCCGAACGCCCGGGTGCTGTCGGTCCGTTCCATCGAAGCGTCGGGCATCAAGCGGCTGTTCTCGTCACCGCGCCTCGAGGTCGTGGCGCAGGTTGATGCGGCTCCCGCGACCCCGGCCACGCCGTCGCGGCTGCACGGGCTTTCGGATGAAGCGGCGCTGCCGCCGGATTCCATCGAGGATTTCATTCCGCCCGCCCGTCGGCTGCCCACGCCCCCGCCCGCCGCGGCCGCGCCCGAGGACGACACTGATTCCACGTCGCCGCGCCGCGCCCCGGCGCGCGACGACAGCCGGATCTCCCCTCCGCTGGGATTGAGCGGCCTGCTGCGGCGCTCCGGACTGACCGAGACTGCGCTGAACCGGCTCCAGGCCCGCGCCAACTGGGCGGAGCTCAACACGCTGCCGCTCCATCGCGCGCTCGCCGAGACGTCCCGGCTGCTCCGTGAACAGGCCGACACGCGGCCGCAGCGTCCGCCGCTCTCCCGCGCCGCGTTCCTTGGCACCTCGGGCGTCGGTCGCACCACCGCGCTCTGCAAGTGGATCGCGCAGGAAGTCTTTCGCCGGGGCCGGCTCGGTCACGTGGTCAGCGTCGAGTTCGATCGCCCGAATCCGCTCGGCCCGCTGCCGGTGTTCGCCGAGGCCCTCGGCGTGCCGCTGGCGCACTTCCCCTGCGAAACGCACGCGGCTGTCCCGGGCGGTTTCGTTTACTTCGACCTGCCCGGCCTCTCGGTGCAGCGCCCGGCTGACAACGCCCCGATCGGCGCGTTTCTCGATCGCGAGCAGATCACCGAGCGCGTCCTCGTGCTCAACGCCGCCTACGACCGCGCCTCGATGCGCGATGCGTACGCCGCCGGCCGTGACCTGGGCGCGACCCACGTGGTCTTCACCCACCTCGATGAGGTGCCCCAGTGGGGGAAACTCTGGGACTACCTCTTCGATACCGAGGTGGAACCGCTCTTCCTCGCCACCGGCCCGTCGCTCACCGGCGACTGCGAAGAGGACGTCCCTGGCGCGATCGTCCGCCGCACGCTCCCGCAGGAGGAATCCTGA
- a CDS encoding FliA/WhiG family RNA polymerase sigma factor, producing MSSTASNPQGTDANAAAAWRAYQGVSPSAVDEKDLISRYLPLVRNVVDRIKLNVPAHVDADDLYSVGVTGLIAAVRKFDPEQGSTFASYAAMRIRGAILDELRRMDWCPRRARARSRKLKLAINEVEQRVGRAATDAEVCASLGLTEKEYQKWVDEAKPVTFIAIDQNTEGEEGEGASLHELLADEADKTGRDTLEKTELLQLLTQRISELPDIPRKILAMYYYENMRLAEIAAVFGLTESRICQIHAQTILGLRGWLQRARNR from the coding sequence ATGAGCTCCACCGCTTCAAACCCACAAGGCACGGATGCAAATGCCGCCGCGGCTTGGAGGGCTTACCAAGGTGTTTCGCCGAGCGCCGTGGATGAGAAAGACCTCATCTCCCGGTACCTGCCGCTGGTCCGCAACGTTGTTGACCGCATCAAGCTGAATGTTCCCGCCCACGTGGACGCCGACGATCTCTACAGCGTCGGAGTCACCGGCCTGATCGCCGCGGTGCGCAAGTTCGACCCCGAGCAGGGTAGTACCTTCGCCAGCTACGCCGCGATGCGCATCCGGGGCGCGATCCTGGACGAACTGCGCCGTATGGACTGGTGCCCGCGCCGGGCCCGGGCCCGTTCCCGGAAGCTCAAGCTCGCCATCAACGAGGTGGAGCAGCGCGTCGGCCGTGCCGCCACCGACGCCGAAGTCTGCGCGTCCCTCGGCCTCACGGAGAAGGAATACCAGAAGTGGGTCGACGAGGCGAAGCCGGTGACCTTCATCGCCATCGACCAGAACACCGAGGGCGAGGAAGGGGAGGGCGCCTCCTTGCACGAGCTGCTGGCTGACGAGGCCGACAAGACCGGCCGGGATACGCTCGAGAAAACCGAGCTGCTGCAACTTCTCACTCAAAGGATTAGCGAGCTGCCCGATATACCGAGAAAGATCCTCGCGATGTACTATTACGAAAACATGCGCCTGGCCGAAATTGCTGCGGTGTTCGGCCTGACGGAGTCGCGCATTTGCCAGATTCACGCCCAGACCATCCTCGGTCTGCGCGGCTGGTTGCAGCGCGCGCGCAATCGCTGA
- a CDS encoding motility-associated protein, with amino-acid sequence MLVILGGIIVLGAMLGGFVLAGGNPVLLLHVSEFVVILGIAAGVLVIASPGHVLKELAHKVIGSITAKATSQAEFVEILKLLYEIFMVGRRNGLIALEEHVMDPEKSSIFKRYPAILDHPERLEFLCNGLKPVIDGKIKPDQLENLMQAELDSKSSEADHPVHVLNLVGDSLPGIGIVAAVLGIINTMASIAEGPAAVGEKVAAALTGTLLGVFFAYGFVNPLANRIKFNNAADEQILRCIMQAVAGFAKGLAPMTAVEVARRSLDSNVQPNAGELEVTLKSLSAK; translated from the coding sequence ATGCTCGTAATCCTGGGTGGTATCATCGTCTTGGGCGCCATGCTCGGCGGCTTCGTGCTGGCCGGTGGCAACCCGGTCTTGCTGCTGCATGTATCCGAGTTTGTGGTCATTCTCGGCATCGCCGCGGGCGTGCTCGTCATCGCGAGCCCGGGACACGTGCTCAAGGAGTTGGCCCACAAGGTTATCGGCTCCATTACGGCGAAAGCCACCAGCCAGGCCGAATTCGTCGAGATTCTGAAGCTGCTGTACGAGATCTTCATGGTCGGCCGGCGCAACGGCCTGATCGCCCTCGAAGAGCACGTCATGGACCCCGAGAAGAGCTCCATCTTCAAGCGGTACCCGGCCATCCTGGATCACCCCGAGCGCCTCGAGTTTCTGTGCAACGGCCTCAAGCCCGTCATCGACGGCAAGATCAAGCCCGACCAGCTCGAGAATCTGATGCAGGCCGAACTCGACTCCAAGTCGTCGGAGGCGGATCACCCGGTCCACGTCTTGAACCTGGTGGGCGACTCGTTGCCTGGCATTGGCATCGTCGCGGCGGTGCTGGGCATCATCAACACGATGGCCTCCATCGCCGAGGGCCCGGCGGCCGTCGGTGAGAAGGTGGCCGCGGCGCTCACCGGTACCCTGCTCGGCGTGTTCTTCGCATACGGCTTCGTCAACCCGCTCGCGAATCGCATCAAGTTCAACAATGCCGCCGACGAGCAGATCCTCCGCTGCATCATGCAGGCGGTCGCCGGCTTCGCCAAGGGCCTCGCTCCCATGACCGCAGTCGAGGTCGCGCGGCGCTCGCTCGACAGCAACGTCCAGCCCAACGCAGGCGAACTCGAGGTGACGCTCAAGTCCCTCTCTGCGAAATAG
- a CDS encoding flagellar motor protein MotB, giving the protein MAKKKDAHHGGAWKVAYADFVTAMMALFLVLWICAQEPNIVLATSQYFKNPFLATAADATSGVLPFNNKRSTPNTSSGEESGTQKEKENQQNVKLTLLNSVAADFYRLLHLEENMAEAPIDVEITADGLRVTVFDRGRKPLFVSDTAELTEWGRFVMQNLAWVIDRHRFRVVIDGHTRSGIVATKPDYSAWELSSDRALAARRALVHYAVDDDLIERVTGYGDTHPVPGVARDAEANQRITVSLSLSTRSLRDTKLVEQPVRKLEYGTKSKP; this is encoded by the coding sequence ATGGCCAAGAAGAAGGATGCTCATCACGGCGGCGCCTGGAAGGTCGCCTACGCGGACTTCGTCACCGCGATGATGGCGCTTTTCCTCGTGCTATGGATCTGCGCGCAGGAACCCAATATCGTCCTGGCCACCTCGCAGTACTTCAAGAACCCGTTCCTCGCGACCGCTGCCGATGCGACGTCGGGCGTCCTGCCTTTTAACAACAAGCGCTCCACGCCGAACACCAGCAGCGGCGAGGAGTCCGGCACCCAGAAGGAGAAGGAAAACCAGCAGAACGTGAAGCTGACCCTTCTCAATAGCGTGGCGGCAGACTTCTACCGCCTGCTGCACCTCGAGGAGAATATGGCCGAGGCCCCGATCGACGTGGAAATCACCGCCGACGGCCTGCGGGTCACGGTGTTCGATCGCGGGCGGAAGCCGCTCTTCGTCTCCGACACCGCCGAGCTCACCGAGTGGGGCCGGTTCGTCATGCAGAATCTCGCCTGGGTCATCGACCGGCACCGGTTCCGCGTTGTGATCGACGGTCATACGCGGTCGGGCATCGTCGCCACGAAACCCGACTACAGCGCGTGGGAACTCTCGTCGGATCGCGCCTTGGCCGCCCGACGTGCCCTCGTGCACTACGCCGTCGACGACGACCTCATCGAGCGCGTCACCGGCTACGGCGACACACACCCGGTGCCAGGCGTCGCGCGCGACGCCGAAGCCAATCAGCGCATCACTGTCAGTCTCAGCCTGTCCACCCGGTCGCTCCGAGACACCAAGCTCGTCGAGCAGCCTGTCCGGAAGCTGGAATACGGGACGAAGTCGAAGCCATGA